The Streptomyces fungicidicus nucleotide sequence ACCAGGATCAGGTTGTCGATCCAGTCGTCCAGTTCCTCTTCGTCGCGGGTGGTCACCCGGCATGAAGGGGAGGTGCCGTCGGTGAGGTGGACGGTCACCGTCAGACCGAGGCCGCGGCCGGATTCCGTATGGGTGATCGCCCGGACCGTGTACCAGGGAAAGTCGGTCGGCCGGCCGTTGATCCCGAGGGAGATGCCGTCGGAGTCGGCGACGACGGCGTTCTTGCGGTCCATGGCCAGGAGCTGCGGGGCTCCCTCGGGCGAGGCCACGGTGGCCAGCGAACTCGACGGTGTGGGTGGGTGCGGAGGCGGAGGAGGAAACGCCGGAAAGGGCTCGACCAGCGTGGGCTCGTGGGCCGCATGCCGTTCCCGGGGAGCAAGCATGTCCAACAACTGCTCCGCGGTGGGGCGCTGCTGTGCGTTCTTGGTCATGCAGGCGATCACGGTGTCGCGCAGTGCGGGTGGCAGTGCGGTGAGGTCCGGTTGGTGATGGACGGACCGGTACATCAGGCTTGCCGGCGTGCCGTCTCCGAAAGCGCTTCCGCCGGCGGCCGCTACGAGGACAGCGCCCAGGGCGAAGATGTCCGCGGCCGGTGACACCGGCAGTCCCTCAGCCTGTTCCGGCGCCAGGAAACCCGGCGTGCCGACGGCGATGCCTGTCATCGTCAGGCGGGTGCCCTCGACGGCGCGAGCGATCCCGAAGTCGACGACCCGGGGGCCGTCATCGGCCATGATGATGTTGCCTGGCTTCAGGTCTCGGTGGACCAGGCCGCATCGGTGGATGGCCTGCAGCGCTTCGGCCAGCGCAAGCCCCAGCTGTCGCAGTCCGTCCTCCGCCATCGGCCCTTGCGAGGCAAGGAGCTGAGCAAGGGTGAGGCCCGGGATGTACGCGGTTGCCAGCCAGGGCGTCGGCGCGTCGGGGTCGGCGTCGACGACCGGTGCCGTATGGAAGCCGCCCACCGCGCGGGCCGCGGTTATCTCCGCTCGGAACCGCTCCCGGAAGCCGGCATCCCGGGCCAGCTCGGGTTTGGCCACCTTCACCGCCACGGCGCGTCCGCCTCGCGAGCGGGCGAGATAGACCGTGCCCATCCCGCCTTCACCGAGCACCCGCTCCACCGCATATGAGCCGATCCGCTCCAACGCCCCTCCCCCGCAAGCACTTTCGGGCGTCACCCTAAGGCAGTGCTTCCCACTCCGTCACAGAGGGTGCAGCGCGTGGGCGGCATGGGGTGGTTCGCGCCGTCGGTGGCCTCCCGCGACATGGGTGACGGAGACCACCGGCAGTAGTCACAGGCGCGGAGGGTCCGGTGGCACGCCTCATGCCTTGGCTCCGGGCATGCCGCTGGTCACGACGATCGCGGCCACGTCGCCGGTCTTGGCGCGGCCCAGCCAGACGACGCCGCCCGACTCCGCGGTGAACGTCACCAGATCGGCTTGCCGCGACTCGTCGGTTACCCGCTCACACCAGCCGGGCAGCTGTTCGGAGTCGCGCGACACCGGCCCGCCGTCCACATACGTGCGAAACGGCGCGGCCAGAGCCGTCCACGCGCCGGCGTCGGCGAAGCAGCCCACATTGGCGTCGGAGTAGAAGCGGAACTGCTCGCCCGGCTGAAGGCGGTCGATGTCGTCGTCGATCCCCAGGCCCATCTCCCACCCGATCACTGGGTCGTCGCTGATGCGCAAGCGGGTCGCGGCGCACGCAACGCCGTCGAAGTGCTCCCCGAAGAATTCGTACGGCCCCGCCGTCCACGCGATCTCCACCCGGTAGGTGCCCGGGGGAATCCGCACCGCCAGCTCCCGCGGGGGCTTCGTCGGCAGTCCTCGCTCGTACTCCCGGGCTTCGTCGTCATGCCACGGCGCGTCCACGACAAGGCGGCCGCTGGGTATGCGGATGGTGGTCACCTCTTCAACACCCGTGACCACGACAGGCGTCGTCGGATCGTCGTACACCGTCCCCAGGTGTTCCCCGGGCGTGAACACCGTCTCCAGGTACCAGGCGGCCTCCGGCCCGGCTGCCAGCCGGGCGTCCCCGATCCACGCCATGTCTCATCCCTCCGTCGCCGCCCGGGCCGGACGGTCAACCGAAAAGGTACGCGTGCCCAGTGACATCTGCGGCCACGTCGTCTGCTGCCGCGTCCCTGTTCCTTCCCGCCGCCCTACAGGTCGAACTCCAGGTGCTCGATGTCGGTGAAGCGGACCTCCTCCAGGGAGCCGGCGCGGCGGCCGCCGTCCTGGAAGTACACCTCACGGAGCGCGTCGGCGGCGATCTGCTGCAGCTGCTGGTCGCCTGCGCCGGCCTGCTGGGCGTCGAAGAGGCGGGCCGCGTGCTGCGGAGGCAGGGCGACGGTCAGGTGCCGGATGCGGGACTCGTCCGTCGACCCGATCGGCGCGGTGTAGCCGAGGCGGGCGCGGGTGTCGATGACGATGCCGCCGGTGGTCGCCGCCTTCTGCCGGGCCCTGGCCCGGATCTGCGGCTGCCAGCGCTTCTTCACCTCGCTCTCCAGGCGCGCGGCGAGGTCGGGCCGGGGCTGTTTGATCTGGTCCTTCACGTACCGCTCGACGGTGCGCTGGGAGATCCGCAGCATCTGCGCGACCGCGCGGGTGCCCTTGAGCTGTCTGACCAGGTAGCGCATCTGCGCGGGCGCGGTCTTGGGCGCCGGGCGAGTGAACGCCTTCTGTACCGCGGCGTCCAGGCCGTCCCCGAACAGGCTCATCGTGCTCCTCCCCTACTCTCCGTTGTCGGCGTCGGTGACGGTGCCGTCCTTGATGTACCGGGCGAGGTTGAGCTCCGGCGCGTTGAACCGCTCGCGGACCTCCTCGCCCCACAGGACGGTCTGGGTGCCCTCGTGTTTGACCAGGCCGGGATTGACGCCGAGTTTGAAGCCGCCCGGCAGCGGCTTGCCCTCCCGGTAGGGCAGGAAGTCCAGCGGGCTGGTGCCTTCGGCGGCGTAGACGACGCAGTCGGAGAGGACCGCGACCGGGTACTGGCCGGTGAACGCCGCGTGCCTGACGATCTTGCGATGCAGGTTGATCCGGGTGCGGGAAATGACGGCCGCGCGGATGTCCGGCCGCCACGTCGGGCGGGACAGGGCGCGCCACGGCTGACCGGGCCGCCAGCCCTCGCCGCGCGGGCGTTCACGCAGCTTGCCCAGGCCGCCCTTGACGGTCGCCTTGATCGCCGACACGGCGATCGTCAGCTGCGGGTCGCGCTCCCCGTAGCCGTCCATAGCCGCCAGGAAGTCCTCGGGCGCCATGTCGGCGTGCACGCCGAGCTCGGCCATCGTGCCCAGGTAGGCGTCCCGCAGCCGCTGATACCAGCCGTCCAGGTAACGGCCGTTGTCGTGGCGTACGTACGCCTCCAGCGGGCGCACCTCGTAGCCCAGCTCCACCGCGTAGGCGACGGTGGGCGTGGCGTACCAGGCCGGGCCCTCGGGGCGGTCGCCCTTCGGGGTGAACGGGCTGGGCAGCAGATCCCTGTCCAGCCGCACCCACTCCTTGCCGGCCTTCACCCTCGACAGGTCGACGTGGGAGAGGTCCACCAACCACGAGCCGGGCAGCTTCGGGTCGAACACCGGGTTCTTGATCCGGGTGGGTGCGCCGAGGCCGACGATGAGGCCGTTGGCGCCCGCCGCGAAGGCCATGTTCACGTCGATGCCGACCAGATGGCGCAGGGTGCACTCGGCGTCCGTCATCGGGCGCGCCCAGTCGCACGCCTCCTCGAACAACTTCTCCTCGGGGCCGCGGACATGGAAGCGGGGCAGGTCCGCCAGGAGGGGGTGGCCGTCGGGTGCCTCGCACGGCGCCGGGTCGACGGGGTCCTTGCCCAGGCTGCCGGGATTGTGTTCGCTGTGGCGACGGCCTTCGCCGTCCCGTTCGGAGGCGCGGGTCGGCGGGTGCAGGGCGGTCATCAGCTCCAGGCCGGTGACGGCGGTGGAGCCGCGCGGGGTCATGACGCGGGAGGCGTAGGCGCTCAGGACGCGGGCGAGGTCCGCCGGCGGGAGCTGTGCCGCGTTGCCCCAGTGGCGGGAGTCGAGCGCGTTCCAGGACGGGATGCACAGCTGCACACAGTTGCGTTCCGAGCCCTGCGCGGGACGGTAGATCCGCGCCCAGGGGCCGAAGCCCCGCTTGGTGAGTTTCCAGTCGGCGCGGGCCAACTGCTTGATGACCTTGTGGCCCTCCGGGATCCGTCCTGCCAGCCGCTCCTCCTCGCTGAGGGCCACGGGCAGGTGGTAGCGCTCGAGGGCGGCTTCCGTGAGCACGAGCAGCGGGTCGGCGTCCTTACCCGGCCCGGCCAGCCTCGGCTGCCCGAGCCTCGCCTCCCTGAGCGTCCATTCCACCAGGGCCGGGAGGCTCCCCGCGGGTACTCCGAGGACCAGGCCGCCGGTGCAGTACGCGAGGACCCGGCCGTCGTCGTCGATGTCGACGACGGCGAGCGGTCCGTTCTCGAAGCGCGGGTCGGTGCCGCTCTCCGGGGTGCCGTCCGGGTCCGGCTTCCGTGCGCCGGGGCGGCGCGACGCCGGTGTGCTTCCGGTGGTGCGCGCCGGACGCGGCGCGGCCGCCGGCGCAGGAGCGGAGGAAGGAGGGCCCGGAGGGGTCCGGGTGTTCCCGGCTCGACTCATGGCCGCAGCATCGGGCGCCGGGGCGGGGGGCCGGGTCTGCG carries:
- the tap gene encoding telomere-associated protein Tap, which codes for MSELFDAVDALVASRSSLPPAEERKRLRVAHGLTLDEVAAALKVRRATVSGWESVRKTVEPRGPEREAYARLMNKLAELYPAPPVLEGAAAPAPPAPVTAAPVPADAQTRPPAPAPDAAAMSRAGNTRTPPGPPSSAPAPAAAPRPARTTGSTPASRRPGARKPDPDGTPESGTDPRFENGPLAVVDIDDDGRVLAYCTGGLVLGVPAGSLPALVEWTLREARLGQPRLAGPGKDADPLLVLTEAALERYHLPVALSEEERLAGRIPEGHKVIKQLARADWKLTKRGFGPWARIYRPAQGSERNCVQLCIPSWNALDSRHWGNAAQLPPADLARVLSAYASRVMTPRGSTAVTGLELMTALHPPTRASERDGEGRRHSEHNPGSLGKDPVDPAPCEAPDGHPLLADLPRFHVRGPEEKLFEEACDWARPMTDAECTLRHLVGIDVNMAFAAGANGLIVGLGAPTRIKNPVFDPKLPGSWLVDLSHVDLSRVKAGKEWVRLDRDLLPSPFTPKGDRPEGPAWYATPTVAYAVELGYEVRPLEAYVRHDNGRYLDGWYQRLRDAYLGTMAELGVHADMAPEDFLAAMDGYGERDPQLTIAVSAIKATVKGGLGKLRERPRGEGWRPGQPWRALSRPTWRPDIRAAVISRTRINLHRKIVRHAAFTGQYPVAVLSDCVVYAAEGTSPLDFLPYREGKPLPGGFKLGVNPGLVKHEGTQTVLWGEEVRERFNAPELNLARYIKDGTVTDADNGE
- the tpg gene encoding telomere-protecting terminal protein Tpg, with the protein product MSLFGDGLDAAVQKAFTRPAPKTAPAQMRYLVRQLKGTRAVAQMLRISQRTVERYVKDQIKQPRPDLAARLESEVKKRWQPQIRARARQKAATTGGIVIDTRARLGYTAPIGSTDESRIRHLTVALPPQHAARLFDAQQAGAGDQQLQQIAADALREVYFQDGGRRAGSLEEVRFTDIEHLEFDL
- a CDS encoding DUF4241 domain-containing protein, producing MAWIGDARLAAGPEAAWYLETVFTPGEHLGTVYDDPTTPVVVTGVEEVTTIRIPSGRLVVDAPWHDDEAREYERGLPTKPPRELAVRIPPGTYRVEIAWTAGPYEFFGEHFDGVACAATRLRISDDPVIGWEMGLGIDDDIDRLQPGEQFRFYSDANVGCFADAGAWTALAAPFRTYVDGGPVSRDSEQLPGWCERVTDESRQADLVTFTAESGGVVWLGRAKTGDVAAIVVTSGMPGAKA
- a CDS encoding serine/threonine-protein kinase, translated to MERIGSYAVERVLGEGGMGTVYLARSRGGRAVAVKVAKPELARDAGFRERFRAEITAARAVGGFHTAPVVDADPDAPTPWLATAYIPGLTLAQLLASQGPMAEDGLRQLGLALAEALQAIHRCGLVHRDLKPGNIIMADDGPRVVDFGIARAVEGTRLTMTGIAVGTPGFLAPEQAEGLPVSPAADIFALGAVLVAAAGGSAFGDGTPASLMYRSVHHQPDLTALPPALRDTVIACMTKNAQQRPTAEQLLDMLAPRERHAAHEPTLVEPFPAFPPPPPHPPTPSSSLATVASPEGAPQLLAMDRKNAVVADSDGISLGINGRPTDFPWYTVRAITHTESGRGLGLTVTVHLTDGTSPSCRVTTRDEEELDDWIDNLILVREHFLPPRTT